TTTATAATACAATGTTTCTTGTGAGTGATGATGGCGTAATCGCTGTTGATGCACCGCCATCCCTGGATGAAAATTACATCAAGGCAATTAGAGAAGTGACAGACAAACCAATAAAATATGTGATTTATAGTCATTCTCATATCGACCATATCGGGGCTGCTGGAAACATATATCCAGACAACGTCACTATTGTAGCTCAAGAAGAAACAGCCAAATTATTAAAAATTGCAAATGATTCGAATCGACCAATCCCTACCGTCACCTTCAAGGACAATTATAATCTGACCCTGGGTAATCAAACTCTAGAGCTTGACTATAAGGGTGTCAATCATGAACCTGGTAATACATACATTTATGCTCCAAATCAAAAGACGTTGATGTTTGTAGACGTCATCTTTCCAGGTTGGGTTCCATTCAAGGATTTGGCTATAACCAAGAATGTATCTGGTTTTGTACAGGCTCATGACATAGTATCAAGTTACGATTTTGATACGCTTGTGGGTGGTCACCTCACCAGGTTAGGCACTATGGAAGATGTGAAAATTCAAAAGGAATTCATCACGGATTTGATCAATGCTTCAAAGACAGCAAATAGCAAAATTAACTTTATGGACTTTGTTTCAAAATATGGACTCACAAATCCATGGCTTACATTTTCTGAATACGCTGATGCAGTAACTGATGAATGCACTAATACAATGTTAGCAAAATGGAAAGATCGATTAGGAGGAGCAGAACAATTTACAGAGAGTCATTGTTGGATAATGACTGAAAGTCAGAGAGTTGATTGATTGATTAGCATAATTATATTCATTCATCAATCAATTCCTTTTAATATTGAAAAACATATATAATTTTTTAATAAATATCAAGAAATTGAGAATCATTTAAATTTGGATTTTCTTTATCCATGAAATTACTCTTAATTATTAGATGGTATTTGAAAGAGTATTTGAATCATATTACTTGAATAAACGCAATATGTGGTATTCGTATCATATGAAAAAGATGTATCATGATATGATTGATTCTTACCTCATTACCAAACATCATATAAGCAGGGTCTTTGCAATCTACCATATGAACTCTTTTTCCAAACTTACATTAACTATCTTGGTAATGTTATTGATTCTTAATTACGCCAAATTTCCAAATTTCGTCTTTTCCCAAAATAATAAAATCAACGTTAATCCCATTGTTAACAGTACATGGATAAGTAAACGTGATAACCTCAACATAACAATGTCATTAACTCCTCCAATGCCAATAATTGATCAGACGACAAAAATCAACTTTGAAGTAAAAAAATTGGATAACCAAAGTTTTCTCAACAATGCTAGTGCAAAGATAACAATAACCGATCAAGATGGAAGACTATATAAATTTGAAAATAAATTTTTTCCAATAATAAATGGAAAAGTTTCTATGGATTATCTTTTCCCTGTCGAAGGAGAACATGAAGTCATCTTACGGTTATACAATAATTCTATGCCATTTACTGTAAGCTCATTTAATATAATAATACCACAATCGATCCCCAAGGATAATAATTTAATATCCAACCTTTTTGGCAATCTGTTCCACTAGGTTGTTTAACTTTATTACAAACCAAGTTCACATCGGAACGAGATTTTGGGTATCATGTTTAGACGATCCGTCTGAGTTGATCAAAAATCATAAAAGAAATTCATAAAGAAGCCATGTAGGCGTCTATTTCTTAACCCATTCATCACCTTTTTTCTTGTATTCTTTCTTCACAGCAGCCCAAGCTACTTTGTGAGCCACTTCTTCCACATCCTCCTTTGCACCACCTCTCCTCTTTTTGGGGTTTTCATATTGTTTCAGGGCGCTAGCATGTGCTTCTTTAAAAATATGCTGAGCGTGTTCAGGCAGCTGATCTATTCTTTTCTCTGTTGCATCAGATAATTCGACGGCGTCCACTTTTTTCTTTTTGTCTTTTTCAGGCATTTCATTTACACCTTAACCATATTTTCCATGAAATTTCATGGTGATTAAGTCTTGTTCCATTTAGCACTGATCATCTGTACCTCCCTTTTCAAACCATAATTCGCAATTTTTCATGCAAGAGAGTACGCAACATACATTAAATACTAATTACTTTACCCATTTATTTAGTAAAAATTAGAATACATGAATAAAAAATCAAAGTTTGTAAAAAAAGAAATGTTTATCAAATAAGCATATCACAACAATAGACAATTTAGGTGGCTTGATCTGTATAGCCTTTGGCTAAAATAGTAACGCTTTACCATTTTAATAGGATCAGCCAACGTAAAAGAAACATAAAATAGAGATTAATTTACCTCTAATTCTTTTATTCTCTCCTCTACTCCTTGAACCTCTCTTTTCAAATCTTGATGATACGCCTTCAATAGTTGAATTTTCTCTTCTTTGGTTAGAAAACTTCTTGTATAGCTTGATCCATAGCAACCGTAACCCATTATTTCACCCCCCTATCCATTCCATCGGACATACGATACATTAAGAATAGGTCGTATTTATATATATCGTATGTCCAATATCATTTTCTGATTTACTGAATTAACTGAAGGCAGGAGTAAAGATCCGAAGGACGATAACGCCTTCGACTCCTTTCTCTCAAAAAGCAGCAATAAGGCACGGCACTATATGGTTACAAATGGGA
This Candidatus Nitrosocosmicus oleophilus DNA region includes the following protein-coding sequences:
- a CDS encoding MBL fold metallo-hydrolase; this encodes MISKFLEKNLPVFSFIAILSALILLISNSLVPNQALAITLEEQEGVPNLVLVSTSTNSQQDPNNSTSVNATQIPENAKGPTIPSKGYLVEEIRDGLYWVTDGVYNTMFLVSDDGVIAVDAPPSLDENYIKAIREVTDKPIKYVIYSHSHIDHIGAAGNIYPDNVTIVAQEETAKLLKIANDSNRPIPTVTFKDNYNLTLGNQTLELDYKGVNHEPGNTYIYAPNQKTLMFVDVIFPGWVPFKDLAITKNVSGFVQAHDIVSSYDFDTLVGGHLTRLGTMEDVKIQKEFITDLINASKTANSKINFMDFVSKYGLTNPWLTFSEYADAVTDECTNTMLAKWKDRLGGAEQFTESHCWIMTESQRVD
- a CDS encoding DUF5320 domain-containing protein, whose amino-acid sequence is MGYGCYGSSYTRSFLTKEEKIQLLKAYHQDLKREVQGVEERIKELEVN
- a CDS encoding ChaB family protein, whose protein sequence is MPEKDKKKKVDAVELSDATEKRIDQLPEHAQHIFKEAHASALKQYENPKKRRGGAKEDVEEVAHKVAWAAVKKEYKKKGDEWVKK